One genomic region from Tachysurus vachellii isolate PV-2020 chromosome 22, HZAU_Pvac_v1, whole genome shotgun sequence encodes:
- the LOC132838182 gene encoding protein S100-B-like produces MSSELEKAMITIVKIFHKYSGHKCKLKKADLKDLINNEMTQFIMKIQDKDTLDLLFSDLDQNGDREIDFQEFIPLIAMVTSACHDLFMADH; encoded by the exons ATGTCTTCAGAGCTCGAGAAAGCAATGATAACCATCGTAAAGATCTTCCACAAATACTCCGGACACAAGTGTAAGCTGAAAAAAGCCGACCTTAAGGATCTCATTAACAACGAGATGACCCAGTTTATCATG AAAATTCAGGACAAGGATACCCTTGACTTGCTTTTTTCTGATCTGGATCAGAACGGAGATCGAGAGATCGACTTTCAAGAGTTCATTCCTCTTATCGCCATGGTGACATCAGCGTGCCATGATCTGTTCATGGCAGATCATTAA